The genomic stretch TATAGTGGAAATCAGTTTGCCTCGCAAGTGTTCGATACAGCAGAGGTTGCTCAGAGAGTAATTGAGCCGCGATTGATGAAAAAAATAATGAGTGGCAAGTCTTCTGCGAACTCGGGTTGGCAAAAATGGGGGGATAATGACTATGTTGCTCCCCTGATTGAGTGGCCAAACGGGTTTGTAGCTGAAAAAGAGGTGAGAGAAGAGTTTTGTCAAGAAATTGGCATTGGTGAGACGAGTTATTTAAGTGATCAAAACTGGCAAAAAGACCGTGAAGGCGAGGATAGTCAAAAATGTGATGTTACTGATCCATCCTTTCTGTCGAATCTGATGGGCTTGACCAGCGGTTTTAGTCAACTGATAAATGGTGGATCAAAAATACAGCCACAAGTTGTTCATGGGGTCTGGCTTGATTCGGAAAAGAGGGTTCTTAGTGTAAATGTGAAAGAGCTAAAAAAAGGGGTTGGTGAACTCGCTGGAGAGAATATTAAAGCGCTCTTGAAAAGTTCGAACCCGCCAGGAACTCGGGAGTTGATCTTTGTTGAGGCCTTTAACTCGAGTGCTGAAATTGAGGAAGAGATCGATATTGACGGGGTCTCTTCTGCTCACGAAAATGATACGATCGCAAAGGAAGTATCTCCGGCTGAAAAGCGGGGCAATAGTATTCTTTTGGGCGGTACGCTAAAGGGAGAGCCGCAATTGACACTTGGTTTAATTGTTGAGGGAGCGCGGGTGAATACTGAGGAATCATCACCTTTTCGTAAATTTGCTTATGAAATCCTCGATAAGGGAAAGAAACTACTGGTCAAAAATATCAGGAACTCTGGTGGAACACCAAAGGCACTGACCTATCAAGAGGCCTTTGTCAAGTGGAGTAAGGGGCAAAAAAACACATCAACTTCAGGTGAGACTGCAACTCATGTTGAAAGTCAGGATGTGATGCCGGATATCCGAGGCTTAAGTCTGAGAAAAGCCTTTCAGGAGATTAACGGATTTGACCTGAACATATCAGTTCAGGGTGCCGGAAAAATAGTCCGGCAATCAATTAAGCCTGGATCAAAAATCACTAAAAATCAAAATCTAGTACTTGAGTTGAAATTTTAAAATGAAATCACTGATGGATATTCTTG from Desulfobulbaceae bacterium encodes the following:
- a CDS encoding PASTA domain-containing protein, whose translation is MKKIMSGKSSANSGWQKWGDNDYVAPLIEWPNGFVAEKEVREEFCQEIGIGETSYLSDQNWQKDREGEDSQKCDVTDPSFLSNLMGLTSGFSQLINGGSKIQPQVVHGVWLDSEKRVLSVNVKELKKGVGELAGENIKALLKSSNPPGTRELIFVEAFNSSAEIEEEIDIDGVSSAHENDTIAKEVSPAEKRGNSILLGGTLKGEPQLTLGLIVEGARVNTEESSPFRKFAYEILDKGKKLLVKNIRNSGGTPKALTYQEAFVKWSKGQKNTSTSGETATHVESQDVMPDIRGLSLRKAFQEINGFDLNISVQGAGKIVRQSIKPGSKITKNQNLVLELKF